From Falco cherrug isolate bFalChe1 chromosome 4, bFalChe1.pri, whole genome shotgun sequence, one genomic window encodes:
- the GGCT gene encoding gamma-glutamylcyclotransferase isoform X1 codes for MLCSKIHWLEASRARPPRHRAHGAAGSARWRHLPPRPGGRPGAAAPLPAAKRSPCAAELRAAPLPPQHPALRRTRVTQSRPAPHDTAPPQPASTCGGSRGGGAARAPASGGRPHPGSRRRALKRRRGRAALRRLRVDGARRRLLPVLWVRQQLAAGAAAAEQPLGGALRRGAPAGSRAGSQALGFLAGL; via the exons atgctctgcagcaaaatacACTGGCTGGAAGCCAGCAGGGCCCGCCCCCCTCGCCACCGCGCACACGGGGCCGCGGGCTCTGCTCGCTGGCGGCACCTCCCACCACGCCCCGGAGgccggcccggggcggcggctccgctccccgccgcgaAACGCTCGCCCTGCGCGGCCGAACTGCGcgcggccccgctgccgcctCAGCACCCCGCTCTGCGTCGCACCCGCGTGACGCAGAGCCGCCCCGCCCCCCACGACACAgcaccaccgcagcccgcctCCACGTGCGGCGGAAGTCGCGGagggggcgcggcgcgggcaCCGGCCAGTGGCGGGCGGCCCCACCCAGGCAGCCGCCGGCGGGCGTTaaagcggcggcggggccgggccgcgctgcgCCGGTTGCGGGTCGATGGAGCCAGACGGCGGCTGCTTCCTGTACTATGGGTACGGCAGCAACTTGCTGCGGGAgcggctgctgctgagcaaccCCTCGGCGGCGCTCTGCGCCGTGGCGCGCCTGCAG GTTCAAGAGCTGGCAGTCAGGCGCTAGGTTTTCTAGCTGGCCTTTGA
- the GGCT gene encoding gamma-glutamylcyclotransferase isoform X2: MLCSKIHWLEASRARPPRHRAHGAAGSARWRHLPPRPGGRPGAAAPLPAAKRSPCAAELRAAPLPPQHPALRRTRVTQSRPAPHDTAPPQPASTCGGSRGGGAARAPASGGRPHPGSRRRALKRRRGRAALRRLRVDGARRRLLPVLWVRQQLAAGAAAAEQPLGGALRRGAPAGKRELKMAFMSQ; the protein is encoded by the coding sequence atgctctgcagcaaaatacACTGGCTGGAAGCCAGCAGGGCCCGCCCCCCTCGCCACCGCGCACACGGGGCCGCGGGCTCTGCTCGCTGGCGGCACCTCCCACCACGCCCCGGAGgccggcccggggcggcggctccgctccccgccgcgaAACGCTCGCCCTGCGCGGCCGAACTGCGcgcggccccgctgccgcctCAGCACCCCGCTCTGCGTCGCACCCGCGTGACGCAGAGCCGCCCCGCCCCCCACGACACAgcaccaccgcagcccgcctCCACGTGCGGCGGAAGTCGCGGagggggcgcggcgcgggcaCCGGCCAGTGGCGGGCGGCCCCACCCAGGCAGCCGCCGGCGGGCGTTaaagcggcggcggggccgggccgcgctgcgCCGGTTGCGGGTCGATGGAGCCAGACGGCGGCTGCTTCCTGTACTATGGGTACGGCAGCAACTTGCTGCGGGAgcggctgctgctgagcaaccCCTCGGCGGCGCTCTGCGCCGTGGCGCGCCTGCAG